In a genomic window of Caloenas nicobarica isolate bCalNic1 chromosome 1, bCalNic1.hap1, whole genome shotgun sequence:
- the SLC35E3 gene encoding solute carrier family 35 member E3, which translates to MGWLPAQGRLAAGLLVNLAASICIVFLNKWLYVRLGFPNLSLTLVHFAITWLGLYLCQALGAFSPKSLQPAQVLPLALSFCGFVVFTNLSLQSNTIGTYQLAKAMTTPVIVVIQSLAYGKTFPLRIKLTLVPITLGVFLNSYYDVKFSVLGMAFATLGVLVTSLYQVWVGAKQHELQVNSMQLLYYQAPMSSAMLLFIIPFFEPVFGEGGIFGPWTLSAVIMVLLSGIIAFMVNLSIYWIIGNTSPVTYNMFGHFKFCITLLGGCLLFKDPLSVNQGLGILCTLFGILAYTHFKLSEQESNKSKLVQRP; encoded by the exons ATGGGCTGGCTGCCGGCGCAGGGCCGGCTGGCGGCGGGGCTGCTGGTGAACTTGGCCGCCTCCATCTGCATCGTCTTCCTGAACAAGTGGCTGTACGTGCGGCTGGGCTTCCCCAACCTCAGCCTCACCCTGGTGCACTTCGCCATCACCTGGCTCGGCCTCTACCTGTGCCAGGCGCTCGGCGCCTTCTCCCCCAAGAGCCTGCAGCCCGCCCAGGTGCTGCCCTTGGCCCTCAGCTTCTGCGGCTTCGTCGTCTTCACCAAcctctccctgcagagcaacaCCATCGGTACCTACCAGCTGGCCAAAGCCATGACCACGCCGGTCATCGTGGTCATCCAGAGCCTGGCGTACGGGAAGACCTTCCCGCTCCGTATCAAGCTCACCCTG GTCCCCATCACGCTCGGGGTTTTCCTCAACTCCTACTACGACGTGAAGTTCAGCGTCCTCGGGATGGCGTTTGCCACCTTGGGTGTCCTGGTGACCTCCCTCTACCAAGTG TGGGTAGGAGCCAAGCAGCATGAGTTGCAGGTAAACTCTATGCAGTTGCTGTACTATCAGGCACCGATGTCCTCGGCTATGTTGTTGTTCATCATACCCTTCTTCGAGCCGGTCTTTGGAGAAGGGGGAATATTTGGGCCCTGGACACTTTCTGCTGTG ATAATGGTACTGCTGTCTGGAATAATAGCCTTTATGGTAAACTTGTCCATTTACTGGATCATTGGAAATACATCACCTGTCAC GTATAACATGTTTGGACATTTCAAGTTCTGCATCACGCTCCTGGGAGGGTGCCTCTTATTTAAGGATCCACTGTCTGTTAATCAAGGCCTAGGGATTCTGTGCACATTGTTTGGCATTTTAGCTTACACCCACTTCAAGCTTAGCGAGCAGGAAAGCAATAAGAGTAAATTGGTTCAGCGTCCATGA